From the genome of Hathewaya histolytica, one region includes:
- a CDS encoding rod shape-determining protein, producing the protein MGLFGISRDMGIDLGTANTLIYVKGKGIVLREPSVVAINLDTNKVLAVGNEAKEMIGRTPGNIVAIRPMKDGVIADFDVTEKMLSYFIKKLCTKSAFASPRIVVSYPSGVTAVEKRAIESATKNAGAREVHLLEEPRAAAIGAGLPVNEPTGSMVVDIGGGTTEVAILSLGGIVTSQSLRIAGDELDNSIIAYIKKNYSLAIGERTAEQIKINLGTVFKEADSEEEIKSMVVKGRDLVTGLPKDIEITEENVKEALREPIESILEAIKVTLEKTPPELASDIMDKGITLTGGGALLKGLDKLIHYETLMPVSIAESPLDCVVIGAGKALDNIGILDKKRR; encoded by the coding sequence ATGGGATTATTTGGGATTTCAAGAGATATGGGAATAGATTTAGGTACTGCTAATACTTTAATATATGTTAAGGGTAAGGGAATAGTTTTAAGAGAACCTTCCGTGGTTGCAATAAATTTAGATACTAATAAGGTTTTAGCTGTAGGGAATGAAGCAAAGGAAATGATAGGTAGAACACCAGGAAACATTGTTGCTATACGTCCTATGAAAGATGGTGTAATTGCAGACTTTGACGTTACAGAAAAAATGCTTAGCTATTTTATAAAAAAGCTGTGTACAAAATCAGCATTTGCAAGTCCAAGAATAGTAGTTTCTTATCCTTCAGGTGTTACGGCAGTTGAAAAGAGGGCTATTGAAAGTGCTACTAAAAATGCAGGAGCTAGGGAAGTTCACTTACTGGAAGAACCTAGAGCAGCGGCTATAGGAGCTGGACTGCCAGTTAATGAACCAACAGGAAGTATGGTTGTAGATATTGGTGGAGGAACTACGGAAGTTGCTATACTGTCTTTAGGTGGAATTGTTACAAGTCAATCCTTAAGAATTGCAGGGGATGAACTTGATAATTCAATAATAGCTTACATAAAGAAAAATTACAGTTTAGCTATAGGTGAGAGAACTGCAGAACAGATTAAAATTAATTTAGGGACAGTATTTAAAGAAGCTGATTCTGAGGAAGAGATAAAAAGTATGGTTGTAAAAGGAAGAGATTTAGTTACGGGTCTTCCTAAGGATATAGAGATTACAGAGGAAAATGTAAAAGAAGCCTTAAGAGAACCAATAGAATCCATATTAGAAGCAATAAAAGTTACGCTAGAAAAGACGCCGCCAGAATTAGCATCAGATATTATGGACAAGGGAATAACCTTAACAGGTGGTGGTGCATTATTAAAGGGATTGGATAAATTAATACACTATGAGACACTTATGCCTGTAAGTATAGCAGAATCACCGTTAGACTGTGTTGTCATAGGTGCCGGGAAAGCCTTAGATAATATAGGTATACTAGATAAGAAAAGAAGATAA
- a CDS encoding YitT family protein, whose amino-acid sequence METLIDKKAIKKDRSIRFFTVLLGTLIYSISVNMFITPHKLIAGGVAGIALIIQYITKIPSGYFVFLINIPLFIIGIKELDKEFGVYSLIGMISMSIFLVITKDITSVFKVNDILVSTICGGAFCGLGMGIIFRSRASEGGTDIISVIVKKRYGVKISTITFIINILIVSVGGFLGTFEIAVYTIISMYLKSMVLDKVIEGLDKKKLIFVVTRDPEGVKKIILEKLGRGVTFLHGEGAYTGETKKMIYSVMSSKQLARFKLLINTVDSKAVITIMDVSEVEGKGFKKAAF is encoded by the coding sequence GTGGAAACGTTGATAGACAAAAAGGCTATTAAGAAAGATAGGTCAATAAGATTTTTTACAGTTTTATTAGGTACACTTATTTATTCAATATCGGTTAATATGTTTATAACTCCTCATAAGCTAATTGCAGGTGGTGTAGCTGGTATAGCGCTAATTATTCAATATATAACTAAGATTCCTTCAGGATATTTTGTATTTCTCATAAATATACCACTATTTATAATTGGAATTAAAGAGCTTGATAAGGAATTCGGTGTATATAGTTTAATTGGTATGATTTCTATGTCAATTTTCTTGGTTATAACTAAGGATATTACATCAGTATTTAAAGTTAACGATATATTAGTATCTACTATTTGCGGTGGAGCATTTTGTGGATTAGGCATGGGAATAATATTTAGAAGTAGAGCATCTGAAGGTGGTACAGATATAATATCTGTTATTGTAAAAAAACGTTATGGGGTTAAAATTTCAACTATAACATTTATTATAAATATTTTAATAGTATCAGTGGGTGGATTCTTAGGTACATTTGAGATTGCTGTATACACCATAATATCTATGTACTTAAAATCTATGGTTTTAGATAAAGTTATAGAAGGATTGGATAAGAAAAAACTTATATTTGTTGTGACAAGGGACCCAGAAGGGGTTAAAAAAATCATCTTAGAAAAACTAGGTAGAGGCGTAACTTTTCTTCATGGAGAAGGTGCTTATACAGGGGAAACTAAAAAAATGATATATTCTGTAATGAGTTCAAAACAATTGGCTAGATTCAAACTTCTTATAAACACAGTAGACTCTAAAGCAGTAATTACTATTATGGATGTATCAGAGGTAGAGGGGAAAGGGTTTAAAAAAGCTGCATTTTAA
- a CDS encoding GNAT family N-acetyltransferase → MLYMDFEAEGIKVRNVVKDDIKTINDEIINNNCFMQNTNVLKKEDLYERFLEYYLTEGEIFLKFLNKEDEFLGFLKGRIEFKSCNMAWINCLFIKEIYIKNGLANSILKNIIKFLRNYHDVNTIYTGVAKDEKEYLDFWKGNGFQVLRVSKEFYNINEQKKDMIILGKSFMV, encoded by the coding sequence ATGTTGTATATGGATTTTGAAGCGGAAGGTATAAAGGTTAGAAATGTAGTGAAAGACGACATTAAAACAATTAATGATGAGATAATTAATAATAATTGTTTTATGCAAAATACTAATGTTTTAAAAAAAGAAGATTTATATGAAAGATTTTTAGAATACTATTTAACTGAAGGAGAAATATTTCTTAAATTTTTAAATAAAGAAGATGAATTCCTAGGATTTTTAAAAGGTAGAATAGAGTTTAAAAGTTGTAATATGGCATGGATTAATTGTCTTTTTATAAAAGAAATATATATAAAGAATGGACTTGCCAATAGTATACTAAAAAACATCATAAAATTTTTAAGGAATTATCATGATGTAAATACTATATACACTGGTGTTGCAAAGGATGAAAAAGAATATTTGGATTTTTGGAAGGGGAATGGATTTCAAGTTTTAAGGGTATCAAAAGAATTTTACAATATAAACGAACAAAAAAAAGATATGATTATTCTAGGAAAAAGTTTCATGGTATAA
- a CDS encoding SPOR domain-containing protein, whose protein sequence is MKYTRYNIKGNKKPKNSNNIIILLIISVIIAFLLATIFKSFIFNKSGIGDKLPSISLDNLKKEFNLKKEQNKTDKDIKSNIDKDKNKSKEQEVSSKNSTKVKNGNEHESINSNEGSYMTFYSVQCGVFKSEENAKHVLSSVKEVGAPFILKEGDLYKVINGVFFQEESNKVIEELKKGNIEGAKFKITISKDNTNTEQIGKLSDALLKVLNKLNERNIKEIKTDNIKKWTADLKEGNKKEKNYTNLVSLKKHINELPKELKKDNLKSNYEFLFKLFKDIK, encoded by the coding sequence ATGAAATATACTAGATATAACATAAAGGGAAATAAGAAACCTAAAAATTCTAATAACATAATTATTTTATTAATAATAAGCGTAATAATTGCTTTTTTATTAGCAACAATATTTAAAAGTTTTATATTTAATAAATCTGGGATTGGAGATAAGCTTCCGTCTATAAGTCTAGATAATTTAAAAAAAGAGTTTAATTTGAAAAAAGAGCAGAATAAAACTGACAAAGATATTAAAAGTAATATAGATAAAGATAAAAATAAATCAAAAGAGCAGGAAGTAAGTTCGAAAAATAGCACTAAGGTAAAAAACGGAAATGAGCATGAGAGTATTAATAGTAACGAAGGGTCGTATATGACATTTTATAGTGTTCAGTGTGGAGTTTTTAAAAGTGAGGAAAATGCAAAACACGTTCTAAGTTCTGTTAAAGAAGTTGGAGCTCCCTTTATATTGAAAGAGGGAGATTTATATAAGGTCATAAATGGAGTTTTTTTTCAAGAGGAATCAAATAAGGTTATAGAAGAACTTAAAAAAGGTAATATTGAAGGTGCCAAGTTCAAGATTACAATATCTAAGGATAATACTAATACAGAGCAAATAGGAAAATTGTCAGATGCATTATTAAAAGTATTAAATAAACTAAATGAAAGAAACATAAAAGAAATAAAAACGGATAATATAAAAAAGTGGACAGCCGACTTAAAAGAAGGAAATAAGAAAGAAAAGAATTATACTAATTTAGTGAGTTTGAAAAAGCATATAAATGAGCTTCCAAAAGAGTTAAAAAAAGATAATTTAAAAAGTAATTATGAATTTTTATTTAAACTTTTTAAAGATATAAAATAA
- a CDS encoding penicillin-binding transpeptidase domain-containing protein — translation MKKKKRAFNRFNGFLICLAFIYVTLISRLFYLQIVKGDFYNEKANFNTHKMVLKSAPRGEIKDRNGNILATSRQSSMLIFTETEESKKNFYPTMKKVIKILKENGAGLEDDFPLKIDPYRFEFNTSNQSAIEWNETRFKKDRGIDEEILRKHFGDKKLADLKEDQKKLIDNELKKYTAEEVFDILVKKRYEIYDLVKEDYFNEKMNSFSSKSDVNREKINKELEKEWKGLSREVKTQYLKQKSDLKTIRDFVLIKDKIKMQSFSGYKPVIIANDLKEETAYIFEQLQSELPGVSILKQPIREYPNKDLASSILGYIRKINSDEENKYAEKGYDASSDYIGAAGIEEKYEELLRGTKGEESIETNKYGRKVKSLGEQTPYPGNNIHLSIDKDVQKIAEKALDDQLKRLQQLKDRKPSGEKDDVDKGNATRGAAAVINVKNGELIALVSRPGYDPNLFTTPGKLSPEEYKKFFSPDLESFGRNYIKERGLLSLSTINGKNISSMNPKQKEDFILDEMFPLAKGIEGNKTIREDIYDIYPKPFYNYGTKSLIPPGSIFKPVTAVAGLEENVITEGTRIYDAGPYNKRYRQYKGASWKYNLYKGSHGNQNLIEALRDSNNYYMYEIGDRLFSKGGVETKQGLNMIAKYAWQFGLGADPDKNPVYSTGIELDENFGQVYNFESGRKTLSVLYMYNLYDFLNKGTASIWGINYKGINIVPNSKDDSNVNEIKKKLSDKIKLQMINNNKNMKNAQVEIKKLLKDLIKFSKDLNSKRYTEKDIDGMVNAIQSSINDAAGEIKSGTNLYNASIGQGLNQFTPVQLANYVATLVNGGNRYKVHLVNKITDPDGKVIKDYSNKPEIVEKTNISPATVASVKKGMQEVTSEGGTAANVFKNFPINNGGKTGSSTFSNTQNEVGRTSYGNYVGFAPFDEPEIAVAVVLFDGGHGAYAAEVAKAVYEGYFKNEILKQKPNYKFEYPDILGLKKDEPKRENKENKNNTKKEEKLKR, via the coding sequence ATGAAAAAGAAAAAAAGAGCTTTTAATAGGTTTAATGGTTTTTTAATATGCTTGGCATTTATATATGTTACTCTGATTTCAAGGCTTTTTTATCTTCAAATAGTAAAGGGTGATTTTTATAATGAAAAAGCCAACTTTAATACACATAAAATGGTACTTAAGTCTGCGCCACGTGGAGAAATTAAAGATAGAAATGGCAACATATTAGCTACAAGTAGGCAAAGTTCTATGCTTATATTTACTGAAACAGAGGAAAGTAAGAAGAATTTTTATCCTACAATGAAGAAAGTAATTAAAATATTAAAGGAGAATGGGGCTGGGCTTGAAGATGATTTTCCTCTTAAAATAGATCCTTATAGATTTGAATTCAATACATCTAATCAAAGCGCTATAGAATGGAATGAAACCAGATTTAAAAAAGATAGGGGTATTGATGAAGAAATTCTAAGAAAACATTTTGGAGATAAAAAACTTGCTGATTTAAAAGAAGACCAAAAAAAGTTAATAGATAATGAGCTTAAAAAATACACCGCAGAAGAAGTTTTTGATATTTTAGTAAAAAAAAGATATGAAATATATGATCTTGTAAAAGAAGATTATTTTAATGAAAAGATGAATAGTTTTTCTAGCAAATCTGATGTAAATAGAGAAAAAATTAATAAGGAATTAGAGAAGGAATGGAAAGGCTTATCACGAGAAGTTAAGACTCAGTATCTAAAGCAAAAGAGTGACTTGAAGACTATTAGAGATTTTGTTCTTATAAAGGACAAAATAAAAATGCAAAGTTTTTCGGGATATAAGCCAGTTATAATTGCTAATGACTTAAAAGAGGAAACTGCTTATATTTTTGAACAGTTACAATCAGAATTGCCAGGGGTATCCATATTAAAGCAACCAATTAGGGAATATCCTAATAAAGATCTTGCATCTTCTATTCTGGGATACATAAGAAAGATAAATTCGGATGAAGAAAATAAATATGCAGAAAAGGGCTATGATGCAAGTTCTGATTATATTGGAGCAGCTGGTATAGAGGAAAAGTATGAAGAACTTTTAAGAGGAACTAAAGGTGAAGAAAGTATAGAGACAAATAAGTATGGAAGAAAGGTAAAAAGTTTAGGAGAACAGACTCCTTATCCCGGAAATAATATACACTTATCCATAGATAAAGATGTTCAGAAAATAGCTGAAAAAGCCCTTGACGATCAACTAAAAAGATTACAACAGCTTAAAGATAGGAAACCTAGTGGAGAAAAGGACGATGTTGATAAGGGGAATGCAACTAGAGGCGCTGCTGCAGTTATAAATGTTAAAAATGGGGAACTCATAGCCCTTGTAAGCAGGCCTGGATATGATCCAAATTTATTTACAACTCCAGGAAAACTTTCTCCAGAGGAATACAAAAAATTCTTTAGTCCTGATTTAGAAAGTTTTGGTAGAAATTACATAAAAGAGAGAGGGTTACTTAGTCTAAGTACAATTAATGGAAAAAATATCTCTTCCATGAATCCAAAACAAAAAGAAGATTTTATATTAGATGAAATGTTCCCATTAGCTAAAGGAATAGAAGGAAACAAAACCATAAGAGAGGATATATATGATATATATCCAAAACCATTTTATAATTATGGTACAAAATCATTAATACCACCTGGTTCTATTTTTAAACCAGTTACGGCTGTTGCAGGACTTGAGGAAAATGTTATTACAGAAGGTACAAGGATATATGATGCTGGTCCATATAATAAAAGATATAGGCAGTATAAAGGTGCCAGTTGGAAATATAACTTGTATAAAGGAAGTCATGGAAATCAAAACTTGATTGAAGCCTTAAGAGATTCTAATAACTATTATATGTATGAAATTGGGGATAGACTTTTTAGTAAAGGCGGCGTAGAAACAAAACAAGGTTTAAACATGATTGCAAAATATGCTTGGCAATTTGGATTAGGGGCTGATCCAGATAAAAATCCTGTATATTCAACTGGAATTGAATTAGATGAGAACTTTGGACAGGTATATAATTTTGAAAGTGGTAGAAAGACCTTATCTGTTTTGTATATGTATAATTTATATGATTTTCTAAATAAGGGAACGGCTTCTATTTGGGGTATAAATTATAAGGGAATAAATATTGTTCCAAATTCTAAGGACGATTCTAATGTTAATGAGATAAAAAAGAAACTTAGTGATAAGATAAAGTTACAAATGATTAATAATAATAAAAATATGAAGAATGCGCAAGTAGAGATAAAAAAACTTTTAAAAGATTTAATTAAGTTTTCAAAGGATTTAAATTCAAAGAGATATACGGAGAAAGATATAGATGGTATGGTAAATGCTATTCAATCTTCTATAAATGATGCTGCTGGAGAAATAAAAAGTGGTACTAATCTTTACAATGCATCTATAGGACAAGGATTAAATCAATTTACCCCAGTACAACTTGCCAATTATGTAGCAACACTTGTGAATGGTGGTAATAGATATAAGGTTCACCTAGTGAACAAAATAACTGATCCTGATGGTAAGGTTATAAAAGATTATTCTAATAAGCCGGAAATAGTAGAAAAGACTAATATAAGTCCTGCTACTGTTGCTTCTGTAAAAAAGGGAATGCAAGAAGTTACTTCAGAAGGTGGTACAGCTGCTAATGTATTTAAAAACTTCCCAATTAATAATGGTGGTAAGACTGGTTCCTCTACTTTTAGTAATACTCAAAATGAAGTAGGAAGAACTTCTTATGGTAACTATGTAGGTTTTGCACCTTTTGATGAGCCAGAAATAGCAGTAGCAGTAGTCCTCTTTGACGGAGGACATGGAGCATACGCAGCGGAAGTAGCAAAAGCTGTATATGAGGGATATTTTAAGAATGAGATATTAAAGCAAAAGCCAAACTATAAATTTGAGTATCCTGATATTTTAGGATTAAAGAAAGATGAGCCTAAGAGAGAGAATAAAGAAAATAAAAACAACACAAAAAAGGAAGAAAAGTTAAAAAGATAA
- the mreC gene encoding rod shape-determining protein MreC, giving the protein MKFLKKNRLIIIILILCVGFLVLIAYTGKRDNINMVGNGVGVILNPIQRGLYKINSKIKGTVNFVFNFGSVKKENEMLLEENNKLKAKLIEYDNLKSQNERLRKMLNYKEKNDYDYIGCDITGVVGNSYLEGYIINKGSDSGIKKRMVAITHEGLVGQVTSVGTNWAIVQTIGNENVSIAAFNQRSKDNNGIVKGWKDQGNNPMAKIEMSNLEADIKEGDNIITSGLGGIYPKGISIGKVTKVEEDKGQFVKYGIVNPSVKLNKLEELFIVVSREQREIEEVKY; this is encoded by the coding sequence ATGAAGTTTCTTAAAAAGAATAGGCTAATTATAATAATACTTATATTGTGTGTGGGGTTTTTAGTTCTTATAGCATATACAGGTAAAAGGGATAATATAAATATGGTTGGTAATGGTGTGGGCGTTATTTTAAATCCGATCCAAAGAGGTTTATATAAAATAAATTCAAAGATAAAAGGCACAGTTAATTTTGTTTTTAATTTTGGAAGTGTAAAAAAAGAAAATGAAATGCTATTGGAAGAAAATAATAAATTAAAGGCTAAACTTATTGAATATGATAATTTAAAAAGTCAGAATGAAAGATTAAGAAAAATGTTAAATTATAAAGAGAAAAATGACTATGATTATATCGGATGCGATATAACGGGGGTAGTTGGAAATAGTTATTTAGAAGGGTATATAATTAATAAGGGTTCTGATAGTGGAATAAAAAAAAGAATGGTTGCGATAACCCACGAAGGACTAGTGGGACAAGTGACTTCAGTTGGAACTAATTGGGCTATCGTGCAAACAATAGGAAACGAAAACGTATCTATAGCTGCATTTAATCAACGTTCTAAAGATAATAATGGAATAGTAAAGGGATGGAAGGATCAAGGTAACAATCCAATGGCTAAGATAGAAATGTCTAATTTAGAAGCTGACATAAAAGAAGGGGATAATATAATAACATCAGGTTTAGGTGGAATTTATCCAAAGGGCATTTCCATTGGCAAGGTTACTAAGGTGGAAGAGGATAAAGGGCAATTTGTTAAATATGGCATAGTGAATCCTTCTGTAAAGCTGAATAAACTAGAGGAACTATTTATAGTTGTTTCCAGGGAACAAAGAGAAATAGAAGAAGTGAAATATTAA
- a CDS encoding energy-coupling factor ABC transporter permease, which translates to MKQFKKWGVFTFLLLTFMTTPLYAKAMHIAEGYLPMKWVVIWFVASIPFFILGIIRIKDIFKDEPNKKMLIALAGAFVFMLSALKIPSVTGSSSHATGTGLGAVIFGPTVMTVLGVIVLLFQAILLAHGGLTTLGANTFSMAVAGPMVSYFVYKMSKKMGVKASVAVFIAVTLGDLVTYIVTAIQLAIAHPDAVGGFMASCIKFLGIFAVTQIPLAIAEGILSTIVFNLLIDYRKEGIIHGEI; encoded by the coding sequence ATGAAACAATTTAAAAAGTGGGGTGTTTTTACTTTCTTATTATTAACCTTTATGACAACTCCTTTGTATGCTAAGGCTATGCATATAGCTGAAGGCTATTTGCCTATGAAGTGGGTAGTTATATGGTTCGTAGCTTCAATCCCATTCTTTATTTTAGGAATTATTAGGATAAAGGATATTTTTAAGGATGAGCCTAATAAAAAGATGTTAATTGCATTAGCAGGTGCATTTGTTTTTATGTTATCTGCATTAAAAATCCCTTCAGTTACAGGTAGCTCATCACATGCTACTGGTACTGGATTAGGAGCAGTTATTTTTGGACCTACAGTAATGACAGTTTTAGGCGTTATAGTTTTACTGTTTCAAGCAATTTTACTTGCACATGGGGGACTTACAACCTTAGGTGCGAATACTTTTTCTATGGCCGTAGCTGGACCAATGGTATCTTATTTTGTATATAAAATGTCTAAAAAAATGGGTGTTAAAGCTTCTGTAGCAGTGTTTATTGCTGTTACATTAGGAGACCTAGTAACTTATATAGTTACAGCAATTCAACTTGCTATAGCTCATCCAGATGCAGTAGGCGGATTTATGGCATCATGCATAAAATTTTTGGGTATTTTCGCTGTAACTCAAATACCACTAGCTATTGCGGAAGGTATATTATCTACAATAGTATTTAATCTATTAATTGATTATAGAAAAGAGGGGATAATTCATGGGGAAATCTAA
- a CDS encoding Maf-like protein, with product MEIILASASQRRQDLFKELVDNFIVVKSDFDEETISFEGNPGEYVKKVSKGKALKVYDNLNNPQGKVIISCDTVVYHEGRILGKPRGAEEAFHMLESLSGRTHEVYSGFTIYNCESNIIKEDFQCTRVTFMNLSKNEINEYINSGEPFDKAGAYGIQTGASKFIEKVEGCYFNVVGLPLNKLYLTLKGMGVIV from the coding sequence GTGGAAATTATACTTGCCTCTGCTTCACAAAGAAGGCAGGACTTATTTAAAGAATTAGTAGATAATTTTATTGTAGTGAAAAGTGATTTTGATGAAGAGACCATAAGCTTTGAAGGTAACCCTGGAGAATACGTTAAAAAAGTATCTAAAGGAAAGGCTTTAAAAGTTTATGATAATTTAAACAATCCACAGGGAAAGGTAATTATTTCGTGTGATACAGTGGTTTATCATGAAGGTAGGATCTTGGGGAAGCCAAGGGGGGCGGAGGAAGCCTTTCACATGCTTGAAAGTTTGAGTGGGAGAACACATGAGGTTTACTCCGGATTTACTATATATAATTGTGAGTCGAATATAATAAAAGAAGATTTCCAGTGCACAAGAGTAACTTTTATGAATTTATCTAAAAATGAAATAAATGAGTACATTAATTCAGGAGAACCTTTTGATAAAGCGGGTGCTTATGGGATTCAAACTGGTGCATCCAAGTTTATAGAGAAAGTTGAAGGGTGCTATTTTAATGTGGTTGGATTACCACTAAATAAATTATATTTAACATTAAAGGGTATGGGGGTAATTGTATAA
- a CDS encoding superoxide dismutase, translating into MLQKEKFNFKTVKGISLNQLDQHYELYGGYVNKTNEIWGILDTEKNFGEGNQIYSKMRSLMKGQSFALDGVKLHELYFQNICDSGRGISIQLLSKIKRDFGSFERFEEIFKKTALSVRGWCILTLEPKDSKLHVLGLDGHDEGVVLCSIPLIVLDVYEHAYMIDFGINRKAYIDTFMKTLNWDIVNKRLFMGEKILSHMSMIK; encoded by the coding sequence GTGCTACAGAAAGAAAAGTTTAACTTTAAGACTGTAAAAGGAATATCTTTAAACCAATTAGATCAACATTATGAATTATATGGGGGATATGTAAATAAGACCAATGAGATATGGGGTATACTTGATACGGAAAAAAACTTTGGTGAAGGAAATCAGATATATAGCAAGATGCGCTCACTAATGAAAGGGCAAAGTTTTGCTTTAGATGGTGTAAAGTTACATGAATTATATTTTCAAAATATATGTGATAGCGGAAGGGGGATTTCTATTCAACTTTTAAGTAAAATAAAGAGGGATTTTGGAAGTTTTGAAAGATTTGAAGAAATTTTTAAAAAGACTGCACTTTCCGTACGTGGATGGTGTATATTAACTCTTGAACCAAAGGATTCTAAACTTCATGTGCTAGGGTTAGATGGCCATGATGAGGGCGTGGTTTTATGTTCCATACCTTTGATTGTGTTAGATGTGTATGAACATGCCTATATGATTGATTTCGGAATAAATAGAAAAGCTTATATAGATACCTTTATGAAAACTTTAAACTGGGACATTGTAAATAAAAGATTATTTATGGGAGAAAAAATTTTGAGTCACATGAGTATGATAAAATAG
- the mreD gene encoding rod shape-determining protein MreD: MKKFFTIALCVVVCLMLDNTLMPFIAIKGYFPSLLLVFAISYSILNDMEHSIIIGVTTGLLQDIYFNGTLGVNALSNLIVCIIATQIGRAIFKEKFLMPVIFNFGLSLLKGIILIAITFFIKQTITLKSAFYISLYNFVVAIFMYQFLFKLSEKSFMKNYWKF; encoded by the coding sequence ATGAAAAAATTTTTTACAATAGCATTATGTGTAGTGGTATGTTTAATGTTGGATAATACATTAATGCCTTTTATAGCGATTAAAGGATATTTTCCAAGTCTTCTTTTAGTATTTGCCATATCCTATTCTATATTAAATGATATGGAGCATTCTATAATAATAGGAGTTACTACAGGATTGCTTCAGGATATTTATTTTAATGGAACACTTGGGGTAAATGCACTTTCAAATTTAATTGTTTGTATAATAGCAACTCAAATAGGAAGGGCTATTTTTAAAGAAAAGTTTTTGATGCCAGTTATATTCAATTTTGGATTAAGCTTATTAAAAGGAATTATACTTATTGCTATAACATTTTTTATAAAACAAACTATTACACTTAAGTCTGCTTTTTACATAAGTTTGTATAATTTTGTAGTAGCTATATTTATGTACCAATTTTTATTTAAGCTTTCAGAAAAGTCTTTTATGAAAAATTATTGGAAATTTTAA
- a CDS encoding energy-coupling factor ABC transporter substrate-binding protein codes for MGKSKKNIILLILVVILVISPLIINSKAEFLGADDKAEEAITEINPNYKPWFENIWEPPSGEVESLIFAVQASLGAGVICYFFGYLRGKKKVIDTAKKGLKCEK; via the coding sequence ATGGGGAAATCTAAAAAGAATATTATACTTCTTATTTTAGTGGTTATTCTTGTTATCTCTCCATTAATAATTAATTCTAAGGCTGAATTTTTAGGAGCAGATGATAAAGCAGAGGAAGCTATAACGGAAATTAATCCTAATTATAAACCTTGGTTTGAAAACATTTGGGAACCACCTAGTGGTGAAGTTGAGAGCCTTATTTTTGCTGTACAAGCTTCCCTTGGTGCAGGAGTAATTTGCTACTTTTTTGGATATTTAAGAGGGAAAAAGAAAGTTATTGATACAGCCAAAAAAGGTTTGAAATGTGAAAAATAA
- the radC gene encoding RadC family protein, translating into MKNITLKELPQNERPRERLLRYGPEALTNSELIAIILRTGSKDENVLSLSARIIKERGGLNGLLTSTKEDFTDLKGIGSAKASQLIAIAELSKRFRSYRSGENYKICSPRDAAEYVMEEMRYLKQEILKVIMLNTKNKVIYEKNVFLGSVNSSIVHPREIYKEAIIKNSTSIVIFHNHPSGDPTPSREDLNVTNRIQDSGRILGVDLLDHIIIGNGTYISLKEKGIL; encoded by the coding sequence TTGAAAAATATAACCTTAAAAGAATTACCTCAAAATGAAAGACCTAGAGAGAGGCTCCTAAGATATGGGCCTGAGGCACTAACGAATAGTGAGCTTATAGCTATAATTTTAAGAACTGGAAGCAAGGATGAAAATGTGCTGTCTTTAAGTGCTAGGATAATAAAAGAAAGAGGCGGACTAAATGGTCTTTTAACATCCACAAAAGAAGATTTTACTGATCTTAAGGGAATAGGTAGTGCAAAAGCATCGCAGCTTATAGCTATAGCAGAACTATCTAAACGTTTTAGAAGTTATAGGTCTGGTGAGAATTATAAGATATGTTCTCCTAGAGATGCTGCAGAATATGTAATGGAGGAGATGAGGTACTTAAAACAAGAAATATTAAAAGTAATTATGCTTAATACTAAAAATAAAGTTATATATGAAAAAAACGTATTTCTTGGTTCTGTTAATTCATCCATTGTTCACCCAAGGGAGATATACAAGGAGGCGATTATTAAAAATTCAACTTCTATTGTAATCTTTCATAACCATCCTTCTGGAGATCCTACACCTAGTAGAGAAGATCTTAATGTTACAAATAGGATACAAGATAGTGGACGGATTTTAGGCGTAGATTTACTTGATCATATAATTATTGGAAATGGAACTTATATAAGTTTAAAAGAAAAAGGAATATTGTAA